Below is a window of Malus domestica chromosome 13, GDT2T_hap1 DNA.
AAAACACTACAAAAGACATAAGAATAATGATCCATGTAGGGTCATTCAATTTATTAGCAAAAGCAACCCTGTAAATACAGGGTTATATCAATCCATCTCATTACACAAGCACAGTCCCTACACAGATTACATTTCtttttaacaaattaattaGCACTTTTTGTTGCACATGCACCTACGGCGGAAGCCACGACATTTGCCTCCGGTGAATTGCTCTCTTTTGCAAGTGTGTTTACAGTTGTTAGACGAAAAGCACAACCCCTTGAACTTGCCGCTTGCAGCCTCGCAGGTCCTTTCCTCAACTACCTTGCTTGACTTGCTCCTTGCCTCAACACCCATTGTCCCCATCTCTGAAGatcattttttgttgttgaatgAGATGCTTTACTCAAAACATCAtaagaaattaattattaaaaagagGCATAATTACCGGTAGCGACCAAAAGCAAGACAAGAACGAAGGAGGCTGAAACAAGACGCATTGAACGCTCCATTTGAATTTGTGTGTATATGAGTGTGTGCTTTGATCTGTGTGTTTGTGCGTGCGTGCTTGTGTGTATGACAGATCTCAGACGCTAATGCAAAGAACAATAACCATGCAAGGCTTATTATAAAGGGAACTAGGACATGTTATAGAGGATCGATCTCCGTAAAGAGAGGTATCCATACCtaaaataaaaagttgaaaTTTCTAACTTAAGAGACACCATAAACCAAATTCCTATTTTTGCTGACTACGCCCTCTGCCATACATTTTTCTATGCACGTTAGGGTTTCTTTTCAAACACATTtaacttttgcttttaaaagaatgtttgggttttaagcaCATCTGACATATTATTCACATTTTTATATGTAAATAAAGTGGCATATATATCTCACATAAAAGACCATAGTTCTTATCACAATATAATTGTTTTTCACATGAATTTTAGTCTGTCTATACCAAATTAATCTAAATTATATAGATCAGGATTTGCACGTTTAGTGTAGAGGAAGATTACGTTGCTTTAGGTACGTTGTTTTAGCTAACTCGGTTAAGCCTAATAAAAtgaatgataaaataaaatcacTGCGGAAATGATGATTAATCGTATTACGTAGGGTATTACAAAGACTTAAATTTGTTGACAAATATAAAACTAGTACGACATTACAAAGTAACTCACGACGGTGGTACTTAACaaacaagaacatcaagaactaTAACAAGGTAACGATATTAACAGCCTGACTGTGAGTTGGGTCATTAATTTATTTTAGCTAGTGCCACCCTAGTCCCAAAGTACGTACATCCATGCACGCACTGGTAATTATGTGATAAGCTCATCACTAGCTTAACTAATTGatttaattagcaaattaaCAATGTCTAGTGCAAAAGAATCTACGGCATAGGCCACAACACTGGCCTCCAGGGAAGCCCTCAATTTGGCAAACAGCAACAGAGTTACTTTTACTCACGCAAGTCCCCTTGAAGGGGTTACTCTGAGACTCGCAGGTCCTACCCTCTGCAACCATCGTCCCTTTAAGCAGTTATTCCAAACATATATGGTTAGTATGCTTGGTTAAAATCGTAATAGACTATATTAATGATGAAGTTAATTAAAAAGATCGAGGGAGAACAAATATTACCGGTGGCCACCAAAAGCAACAGGAAGACGAAGGCAGTTGGTATTAACCATAGTCATTAGTGATGACATGGTTACTTAGTAATGAAGAATATAGTTAGTTGAAATGTGTTGGTAGGTTGTCATAAGGATAAGATTGGTTACTATAGTTagaagggtattattgtaattaggttatatggctatataagggattatatagctatcatttccttaagttcttttgtatacattttctccattttaatcaatacaatctttcttgtttttctctctatcatcttcatcttcttttgtaccaattcttcatcttttacaatgtagttaatatggtatcagagccaccaaggctcacgccatggatcttggtggttgatttccgcttctatttttcttcattaCTTTCTTTCATTTCCGCGTATTCATAGTTCTTATCTTTTGTTTGGTCTCTGGATTTTTCTTCTGGGTTTTCTTCTGGGGTCTCTGGCTGCTCGATGGTTCTTTATTCCCTATATCCATGGAGTGGATTCGCGGTAACGAAATCGGCCGGGGAAGCTTCGTCACCATCTACACAGCAAAACCCACCAACCCATATTCTCATCTTCAGCCGCTGGTGGCCGTGAAGGTGTCTACTCTGATTTGCTCAAGAACGAGAAGCAAGTCCTCGACCAAATGGGCTCCTGCCCACAAATCATCCGCTGCTTCGGCGCCGATCACTCAGTCGAGAACGGCGAGAAGTTCTACAACTTGGTTCTTGGTTCTGGAGTACGCCAGCGGTGGCACTCTGGCGGACGCTTGCTGGAATCTGATTCGTATCAGGTGATATTGTTCATATTTTCTGCATCTGGGTTCTTCATTTTCGGAATCGACGATGGGTTCTTCGACACCGACTCGGATTCTCATTCCAGATCCGTTTTGTGGATCTTCATCCCCACCGCCCTCCGCCAACGGCATAGCCACATATGGGTTTCCCGGAGCTTCCTGGTTTGAAGAATCCACAGAGAGATCGAATTTGGGTTTGAGAAAGACGAAGATTTGGTGATTCCCGCCTGGGTTTTGGACGCTCGATTGGAATCCATCACATGGGTTCTCCAGAGAAGAACGGGTCTTGGATTTCATCCTCGAACAGCATATTTGTGCATGACATACTTTGATCGGTTCATTTCCCTGAGAAAAATCCCTGTCGTTCTGGAAATTCTTCAGCTTGCTTCTGCTGTGCATATTGTCCGTGGTAGTTCGTTTCAGTCACCGAGTTGTTCATAACATATGGCGGAGGTGACGAAACAGACGGCGGATTTAGAGGACCGTCGACTCTTTCAGAAATTTCCGAAGAGAAAGCAGGGTCGAAGTTCCGAATCGCATCGAGGAAGGCAGGGTCGAGATTCCTAATCTTATTGAGCATATCGGGGTCGAGTGTCCGAATCCAATCAAGGATTTCACGCTCAAGATCGGACGGCGCAGGTGACGGAACCGACGTCGTCGGATTTAGGGGAACTTCGACGGCTTCAGAAAATTTCGATTTCCGTCCGATTTCAGTTGGCGATTTTGCTGGGAAAGACTGACGAACTCGAGGAGACCACAGTTCCTGTGGCTGCAGCGTGATGGCATATATGATTCAGCAGAGTTTGCTTTCTTTGCACTGTTGATTATCTACTTCTTCATTCATCTTGGTGGTGTTTTTCAGAGCAGTTTTCTGAATTCGATTTTCTGTGATTTTGATTCGTGCTCTGTTTTCTGGTATGGCAGAACGTTTAGACTATGTGCAGCCTAAGTGTTTGACGAATTGCCCATATTTTCTTCCTCTGGATACTTTTCTCGAATTTGATTTGGGATTTTGGTTATGTGTTTTTTCTGAATTGGTAACTGAATTCTGGTATATGGGTTGTGCGATAGATCATCGAAGTGTTGATAGCAGTCATTTGGAATTGTTTGGTGATCTGCAACGCTTATTTCTTGAAGCTGTGGTCTTTGATGTCCTTTCGAGGTTTAATTGAAGTGAAGCTGTGGTCTTGATGTGTTGATCTCTGCAAGTATTAGTTTTCTTGTCAATTTAAAGAagaaagtgtcattctttctaTGAATCTTGGAGTTTCATTCTCCTAAGTTGCAGTATGATTGGAGTTTCATTCTCCTAAGTTGCAGTATGATTGGAGTTTCATTCTCCTAAGTTGCAGTATGATTTGTGTTCATGGAGTGTCAGTCTCCTTATTTGGTATTTTTAGTAGAAGTGTGAGATTTGTGTTGTgctttggagtgtcattctccttggctgatttggtttcttggagtgtcattctccttggtagatttagtttcttggagtgtcattctccatGGTAGTTTAGTTTCTtgggagtgtcattctccttggtagatTTAGTTTCTTGGCAGTGTCACCTATGGATTCTCAGTTCACAGTCGAAAATTTGTTGGGTATGTTCAGACCAAGACCACGAAGCACATCTCTTTCTCCTGCAACCATCATGTACTTTGGAACATCTTGTGCCATCACAGCACCACCACCAATAAATGAGAAATAGCCAACATGGCAGAATTGATGAACGACAACAGCCCCTGCAGCCATCTTGGTCTTGCCGTTCCATATCAGTTTCAGCGTTCTAGCTCGTTCAACCttcacttggctacaccaagttcagtttgaggggggagtatTAACCATAGTCATTAGTGATGACATGGTTACTTAGTAATGAAGAATATAGTTAGTTGAAATGTGTTGGTAGGTTGTCATAAGGATAAGATTGGTTACTATAGTTagaagggtattattgtaattaggttATATGGCTATATAAGGATTATATAGCTATCATTTCCTTAAGTtcttttgtatacattttctccattttaatcaatacaatctttcttgtttttctctctatcatcttcatcttcttttgtaccaattcttcatcttttacaatgtagttaatagTTGGTATTAAGATTGAAGAAAGCTTGATGAATGGTGAAGGATTTGTTTCAGAAAAtacagagagagaaaagagagagggcTCGAGAGTTTGATGAAATTAATTGCTTTTCTTAATTGTCAAGTAATGTTTACAATggtagtttatatatataactatCGTACTTACAAAGGTTGTAATGAAAGCTTTACTATTGGATTATATTCTCACCTGCTTATAACAACTTTTATAACTGCTCTTCTAATAACTCACAACTTCATATAACTACCTATCTCATCTATTGACAAGTGACGCTAGTTTGACCCTTGATCTCTTCTTGACTTGGATCcttgattctcttttcttcaTCATTATGATTACAGTTGGGAGAAGACGCATAGAACGCTCCATCTTAATTTCTATTTATCTGTAATTGTAACCCAGCAGCCTTTTTATAGACTGGAGAGTCTGGAGAAGATAACAAAAGTCCATGTGCCATGCATAGTAATATTATTGATATTAGAGGGAGAAGCCTTCAAATAAacgaagaaaatgaaagaaagagaAACGATAGGAGCCATGCAGATTTCTGTGCTCAAACGAATGGGTGAGATCAGTTCTTGCAGCAGTGAATTGTTTTTCACTGTCAACCTTTTTTGGAGAATGTGAAGGTAAAGAGTCGTTAAAGAAGAAATCTTGTAAGGAACTCCTTACAAGAAGTTTTtatattaccaattggttttatagtaaAACTTCAACTTTTACGTTGATTCATGTGTGAAGCTCAATGTCCACACGTGTATCGTTTCCTAGTTCGTGTTATTCACGTATTTGGCTTAAAAATTCGACATGAAGGCATGTGAAGTAGAAACTTTACGGTCTCAATATTGTGAATTGATTTTAGCACCGACGTCGTACCTGTCGTCGCAGGCGCCACGCGCCGGTCGTCGGGAAGTTTGACTCAGGGAAACGGAATATACCTGACTTGGAAGGATAATGCCGTTAAATCTAAGGGCGTCACCACTGTAGCCGTCAAGTCTAACGACGACCGCCATTGACCGTCGCTTGCTTGCGCTGGAACCTCACCGGAAATTGCAGAAAAGCCCAGATTGTCACCAAGCTCGGATTTAACTCGTTTTCGAGTCATCAACCCAAATTTAGTATAAAACCACTCCTAAAACGTGCAAGAGCTTACCTTTAACGATTTCAGGTAGAATGGAGTTCGAATCCACCTCGGATTCGCCAGATTTTCTTCGAATGTACTCACCGGATTCTGGAAAACCAACAGGATCCATGCAGGGTTTAGAACCACCAGAATTTAACTCAGAACCTCATTACTTCCTTCCCAGATTACAACAACTCAACCCAACAAGAAAAGCACCCCCATCTGGCTTCGAACTCAACGGTTCTCACCGGAGTTCGTCGCCGGAACTGGACATGGATGCACAGAGGATGGCAGGGGTTAAAAACCCTTCATTCGAATTCTAATTTCACCAAACCACACCACAGAACACAGAATCAATCAAGTTCATGAGGAATGGAGCTAGGAACCTCCCCTGAGTTAGAATAGGAACTCGGAGCTCCTGGGTTCTTCAGTTCAGTCCTCTCCCAGCCACCGATCACACATGCAAGGGCGTCATCGTGATCCTCATGTCACGAGGATGCAAAAAATGGTAGTTTGGGGTTAGATTATTTAAAGGGGAATGGTGGTTGTGGGTGAGTTAGAGAGAGTCAGGGTGAGTTGCATAGAGATTGAGCGTAGAGAGGAGGGTGATTGAAAATGAGGGGAAAGAGAGGGACCGACAGGGTTAAATCCCACTTAATAATTTCCTAAGTGAATTCACAAAAGTGCCCTCCATTACTTTAAATTTTACATTTTAACATTCGAGACTACGATTTTAATTCCATCTTTGCCTACACAATTATGAGTACGAGAACAATTTAAGAAGGGATATGATAGCCACACATTCCATTTTACTGCtcatacatttttttaattttcgacattcggatcagatgaattgaagaagatcaacggacagaaattatcaagggtgtgatagaagtaaaatagggtatGTGGATAGTACACCCCTTTAAGAAACtaagaaaatatgagaagtTGATATTTAAGCTCAAGGGTCAATAATTACTCAAGACACTCAATGAAGGGTATTTTGATCATTTCACATTATTCGGAAACAATAACAATATTTTAAGTTACAGGTTGTacattattttaattataaaatttcgAAGCATGTAGAATTAGTATAAAAGCTTTGTGGGAACACGTAAAATTAACCTTTTTCTAATTTCATCCCTATAGAGATCATGTGGCAGACAAATGACCTTTGCTCGTTCTTATATAATAAGGTCAAACTAATGTCCTTGCATCTACATGAATGTGGCACCATATCTCAATTAAAAAGACCAATCGCTAAAGTACAATGGTTGAGAAGAACATTTATTGCATCGCAAAAGGTAGTGTATTAGAAAGACATTGTTGAGAAAAAATGAAAGCTTACATAAGATAAACCCTAACTATATATACGAAATTACAAAACGGCTCACGCAGGTGGTACTTAACAAACAAGAacacaagaaaaataataaaccaaCTGTGAAATATTGTGTTATTAATTTATTCTAGTAGCACACAAGCATGCATGTACGTACGTAGGTATTCATGCACGGAAAGATAATTAAGCGATTATTAATCTTAATTCCCTCACAtgtcacacatatatatatcttGATTCCCTCTCCTTGTTAATTAGTAGCTAATTAATTAACAATGTTTAGTGCAGAAGCATCTGCGGCGAAAGCCACGACAATGGCCTCCACGGAAGCCCTCAGTCTGGCAAACAGTTGCACAGTTACTTTTACTCACGCAGCTTCCCTTGAACCGGTGGCTCTGAGAGTCACAGGTCCTACCCTCTGCAACCATTGGTCCCATCATCCCTGCCAATTATATACATTCCAAACATATATGAGTGATCTGTATATTTTCTTGGGCAGCAATTACAATATTAACACGAAGCAAGTTAGCTATGGGagaatatgtaaatttatgttACCGGTAGCCACcaaaagaaggaagaggaaggcaGTTGAAAATAAACGCATGGACCGCTCCATCTTTCTATatgaattttgattttttgtatgTAAGAGGACTCAgggggaggaagagagagacctGCAGTTGATGTAAATATTAGTCAACATGCAAGTCCTTATATAGAGAGCTACCAGTACCAGATCGGTGCCATGCCATTGAGAACAACACGAGAAAATTAAAGGTTACTAATTAAAATATAGTGTTCTGTATGAATGAGTCATTGCGAGTGAGGGCGCACTAGTGTTGAAAGTTGAAACAGTGATTTCATTGTCTATCTATGTGCTTCTTGTCCACATATCATGTCGACAATCCAAGCTCTATTGAGCTGTCAAACATCTTCTTTTCTTCGCCACTCCACTTTACTTCACTGTATCGGAATCGATCTCTTTAAATTCAAAGATTATTGAAGAATTAATCTGGCAAATCATTTATAAAAAGGACACGTGGAATGATCACTTTGTTCATGGGAATATTTTTTGCCcaccaaatttaaaatttaaactcgtCTATGGTAATAAATAGAGTGCTGAACATTACCACCACTTGAAGgcggtgagcaaaaatgcactagTTGTTCACACTTTATAGTCACACTATCCCAACCCATCGAAATGAGGTTAGAAAATTAAGCATAAAGCTTAAAGAATATTCAATTATTAGACTAATTGAACAAGGTCAGTTTCAGAAAAACCACCCAGCTTGGAAACTAAGGACTGTCATCCATCTTTTATATGCAGGTAGGCATTCTCCTTGTCCTCTAATTAACAAGGAAAACAACATTGACACGAAAATATAGAAATAATGTGAAGGGGAGTTTCGACAAACACCACCAAATCTAGCTTTTAAAAGAAAAGATATATCGTAGCAATGATGTAAAGTAACCAAAACGAAATAGATACGCATCTGTCTCACGAAAAAAAGATATAGTGCAGCTTTCTTCCCATGTGATGGAACCCTTACTACACGAAAAATATTATATACATTGTCGTTTGACCCTATAAACTATTACTCTTGTAGAAGTTGACCCACTGAACTATTTTTTTGATAAGTTAACCATCTAAATTATTTGAAACTTGCCAATTAATCCCTCATCCTCAAATTCGATGAAATTTCATCTACTTTACCATAAGATATAGTGGCACAATGTTATCTTCATGACTAAATCACATTCTGGTCACGTGTCAATAtttcatggcaaaataaatgaaattacatCGAATTTCACGATGAAAGGTTTAATTAGCTAAATTCAAATAATTCAAAgaattaatttaccaaaaaattattttaaaaggtCAATTTTATCTCGAATAATAATTCATAGTAAAAGCACAGTTTACTCAAAAATGTTTTCGCTGTGTCGGCACcgagttttcaaactttttgaATTACTTGCATGTAGTTACTGTTGAAATGGTTAACTCCTTTAACCAATTATctgctttcttttcctttttaatacATACAACCATACTCCAGTTCAAGTTCATTTCTTATTTAGGTTTGGGGGAAAATAATAGGAAGGTAATAGGAAAGGGGCATTGATCATAGTCCACGGTCCATTCCGTGAGAAAATTGCTTATATCATCTGGTTTAAAATTACCAGTGCTTTTGGGAAGCACTTCAACTGGTAATAAAAAGTGTTTCTAACAAATGCGCTTACAACAAGTGCTTTCTAGAGAAGCGCTTAGGCATAAACAAGTGTGGAGTGTAGACAGGTAGCATGCCCTTGCATGAGTATATACATAATAAATAGCACACAGAAAAATCTGTATCCCCAACTCCCCCCATCCAGGAAACAAGACCTACCTAGTAGGTCCTGAAAACAAAAGTATAAACAAAATGACAACCCGAAAATTCTTCATCAGGCACAATCGTAACAGTTGGGAGACGCGTAAGGCAGCCTACCGAGCATGAATTTGTCCATTCATTCCCAAGTAACCGAGACCATAGAGTTGGCCAGACCCGATTCTTCAAAAGTAGATTGACAATCATAATCCAGATTCTTTGAAGCTCCTGGGATTGCCT
It encodes the following:
- the LOC103451495 gene encoding defensin Ec-AMP-D2-like, which translates into the protein MERSMRLFSTAFLFLLLVATGMMGPMVAEGRTCDSQSHRFKGSCVSKSNCATVCQTEGFRGGHCRGFRRRCFCTKHC